In Microbacterium enclense, one genomic interval encodes:
- a CDS encoding signal peptidase I — translation MRSPSVDGAGGRSTVEPARPFRAWLRFCTVITARAALAVVFGLTFWAVAPLLIGWHTTTVMTGSMEPAIQTGDLVVSRTIDPAELRPGQVILVNDPDHQGRLRLHRLHAVDGSELITKGDANPEVDSSPVGRADVLGVGALRVPWIGIPIRDARDGDALALASTLIGVLTVIAIAFLPAIARTENDPPEDHPDLRRPTDDRARSHTDGPRRARVRPRTFALVTALTVALVGATAPAHAAFFSARTQSSGSLQAGAAQAPSDLVCQNNFDGTVTLRWAYSGERPSSFDVLVDGHGSIANLGGDARSIVLRANSPFSFGTTSVVRVRTNLTPTWTATGTTSRNVTTITLLWVGVARCG, via the coding sequence GTGAGGAGTCCCTCCGTCGATGGCGCGGGCGGGCGATCCACGGTCGAACCCGCCCGCCCGTTTCGGGCCTGGCTCCGTTTCTGCACGGTCATCACGGCGCGAGCCGCCCTCGCCGTCGTCTTCGGACTGACCTTCTGGGCGGTGGCACCCCTCCTGATCGGATGGCACACGACCACCGTCATGACAGGGTCCATGGAACCCGCCATCCAGACGGGTGATCTGGTCGTCAGCAGGACGATCGACCCGGCGGAGCTTCGTCCCGGGCAGGTCATCCTCGTCAACGACCCGGATCACCAGGGCCGACTGCGCCTTCACCGACTTCACGCCGTCGACGGCTCGGAGCTCATCACGAAAGGGGACGCCAATCCCGAAGTGGACTCGTCCCCGGTGGGACGCGCCGACGTTCTCGGCGTCGGGGCGCTCCGCGTCCCCTGGATCGGCATCCCCATTCGAGATGCCCGCGACGGCGACGCCCTCGCCCTCGCGTCGACCCTGATCGGTGTCCTCACCGTCATCGCGATCGCCTTCCTTCCGGCGATCGCGCGAACCGAGAACGATCCGCCCGAGGATCATCCCGACCTGCGCCGGCCCACCGACGACCGGGCACGATCACACACAGACGGACCCCGGAGAGCGCGGGTGCGACCACGGACCTTCGCGCTCGTCACGGCCCTCACGGTCGCTCTCGTCGGCGCGACCGCCCCTGCCCACGCGGCATTCTTCTCCGCCCGGACGCAGTCGTCCGGGTCTCTCCAAGCCGGGGCGGCGCAGGCCCCCTCCGATCTGGTCTGTCAGAACAACTTCGACGGTACGGTCACCCTCCGATGGGCGTACTCCGGCGAGCGACCCAGCAGCTTCGACGTCCTCGTCGACGGGCACGGTTCGATCGCGAACCTCGGAGGCGACGCGCGGAGCATCGTCCTGAGGGCCAACAGCCCCTTCTCCTTCGGCACGACCTCCGTCGTGCGCGTCCGCACCAACCTCACGCCGACCTGGACTGCGACCGGGACGACATCCCGCAACGTCACGACCATCACACTCCTCTGGGTCGGGGTCGCGCGCTGCGGGTGA
- a CDS encoding MFS transporter, protein MMGESGRHGAGVARWWGLGWISVTQLMMVVDGTVMNIAVPSAQRDLGLSDVERQWVITVYVLAFGSMLLLGGRVSDLIGRRRALSIGLVGFTLASICGGLAVSAETLIAARAVQGLFGALVTPSALALLSVTFPEGSDRVRAFGVFGTIMGAGSGIGVLLGGAVTDSWGWRWALLINVPIALAAGTGLLLSLTADARGRGRIDLIGGALSAVGLTALTLGLTTAESSGWDSALTLGLLVGGVVVLVGFVMRQRTAAEPLMPLSLFTERLRSAAFAAMLAWGVAILPAFLFLSVYLQQIAGLSPLLTGLSFLPYTLAILITVRMVRLALRVVPPRVFLAVGLALLAAGLLVLTRLEPDASYGTHVLPVFVLLGVGTGCVQPAANSAATYRAGPASGVAGAVASTSQQVGSSLGMALLGAIAATTTAASVSGGVAVDMNDATLEGYRVAAVSGAVMLAVAALGVFLLAGRSATHPPKRTP, encoded by the coding sequence ATGATGGGGGAGTCAGGGCGTCACGGCGCGGGTGTCGCGCGGTGGTGGGGCCTCGGGTGGATCTCGGTGACCCAGTTGATGATGGTCGTCGATGGGACGGTGATGAACATCGCGGTGCCGTCCGCGCAGCGTGACCTCGGCCTGTCGGACGTGGAGCGCCAGTGGGTGATCACCGTGTACGTGCTCGCGTTCGGATCGATGCTGCTGCTCGGGGGGCGTGTGTCCGACCTGATCGGGCGACGCAGGGCTCTGTCGATCGGGCTGGTCGGGTTCACTCTCGCGTCGATCTGCGGGGGTCTGGCGGTCTCGGCCGAGACGCTGATCGCGGCGCGCGCCGTGCAGGGCCTCTTCGGCGCGCTGGTCACTCCGTCCGCACTGGCCCTGCTGTCGGTGACGTTCCCCGAGGGCTCCGACCGCGTCCGGGCGTTCGGGGTGTTCGGCACCATCATGGGTGCCGGCTCAGGCATCGGAGTCCTGCTCGGTGGCGCGGTCACCGACTCGTGGGGATGGCGGTGGGCCTTGCTGATCAACGTTCCCATCGCCCTCGCTGCCGGGACCGGCCTCCTGCTGTCTCTCACGGCGGATGCGCGCGGTCGGGGTCGTATCGACCTGATCGGCGGCGCGCTCAGCGCGGTCGGGCTGACCGCCCTGACTCTCGGCCTGACGACGGCGGAGTCATCGGGGTGGGACTCTGCGCTCACGCTCGGACTGCTGGTCGGGGGCGTCGTCGTGCTGGTCGGATTCGTGATGCGCCAGCGCACCGCCGCCGAACCGCTGATGCCCCTCTCGCTGTTCACCGAACGGCTCAGGTCTGCGGCCTTCGCGGCGATGCTCGCCTGGGGTGTGGCGATTCTTCCCGCCTTCCTCTTCTTGAGTGTGTATCTGCAGCAGATCGCCGGGCTCAGCCCGCTGCTCACGGGCCTGAGCTTCCTTCCCTACACCCTGGCGATCCTCATCACGGTGCGGATGGTGAGGCTCGCCCTCCGTGTGGTCCCGCCCCGCGTCTTCCTCGCCGTCGGACTCGCCCTGCTGGCAGCCGGCTTGCTCGTTCTGACGCGCCTCGAACCCGATGCGTCGTACGGGACGCACGTCCTGCCGGTCTTCGTCCTCCTCGGCGTCGGAACCGGATGCGTCCAGCCCGCGGCCAACAGCGCTGCGACGTACCGCGCGGGGCCTGCCTCCGGGGTCGCCGGTGCGGTCGCCAGCACCTCGCAGCAGGTCGGCTCCTCGCTCGGCATGGCTCTGCTCGGTGCGATCGCGGCGACCACCACGGCGGCGTCCGTGAGCGGCGGGGTGGCGGTCGATATGAACGACGCCACTCTCGAGGGGTATCGCGTCGCGGCCGTGAGCGGCGCGGTGATGCTCGCCGTCGCCGCGCTCGGCGTGTTCCTCCTCGCCGGCCGCTCGGCGACTCACCCGCCGAAGCGGACGCCGTGA
- a CDS encoding MarR family transcriptional regulator, with protein MEDIEGASGQQPARLRQTPSWLITQTATLTHRLVSTALGELGATRYHYAVLAALDEFGPTSQAELGRRCHIDRSDMVAALNDLTAGGFVERRQDPADRRQNLVTLTESGKRRLEHIGGVLDGIQDDLLGPLSAKERDTLATTLRRILDHQAQRPVDAP; from the coding sequence GTGGAAGACATCGAGGGAGCCAGCGGTCAGCAGCCCGCACGACTGCGACAGACCCCGAGCTGGCTGATCACGCAGACAGCCACCCTGACTCACCGGCTCGTCTCGACGGCGTTGGGAGAGCTGGGCGCGACCCGCTATCACTACGCCGTGCTCGCCGCTCTCGACGAGTTCGGACCGACCAGCCAGGCGGAGCTCGGCCGGCGGTGCCATATCGACCGCAGCGACATGGTCGCCGCCCTCAACGACCTGACCGCGGGCGGCTTCGTCGAGCGCCGGCAGGATCCCGCCGACCGGCGCCAGAACCTCGTCACCCTCACCGAGAGCGGGAAGCGTCGACTGGAGCACATCGGCGGTGTGCTCGACGGCATCCAGGACGACCTCCTCGGCCCCCTGAGCGCGAAGGAACGCGACACTCTCGCGACCACGTTGCGCCGCATCCTCGACCACCAGGCGCAGCGACCGGTCGACGCGCCGTAG
- a CDS encoding ABC transporter ATP-binding protein, giving the protein MSGGTASVLARLIPALRPEWRRIVGSYVLATTSLLALAAIGVLAALGVGGAVVHGEWPPTAWWAAMVVLVVLRTLLTWREMDVSHALAYRVLARLRVALFDAYARSVPARRREHSGRAASVAMTDIEKLEFFYAHTLAQLGASLTLFVATLGVAATLMPAAALVMLLGAVSVALTAWAGAGAARRVGEEEQGERERLSERLVDALGALREVLAYGLQDRVVADAVAGTRRSVRTARRRELLAGIIDGSRELILTGVLVGVVASALIVGGVGDPRSAALAPAVVALAVAGVAAIADAAHTLSELHPLVASAARVDQGLRRPPVVAPVVGARPVPAGPLGIRFRDVEFSYDDRTRVLRRWSAEVRPGEHVGIAGPSGAGKSTVIALAARLWDPDGGEIALIDGDGQGTPLREVSEEDLRAAVAVVEQDARLFHGTVRENLLRGTVGRSDAELVGILDRVGARDWIRLDDELGEHGVRLSGGQRARLALARALCREPRILIVDEITASLDPATERAISQVLAEVDATVIVASHRRETLARLGRVLRVESPAGAAVTPA; this is encoded by the coding sequence GTGAGCGGCGGGACGGCCTCGGTCCTGGCCCGCTTGATCCCTGCGCTGCGGCCCGAGTGGCGGCGCATCGTCGGCAGCTACGTCCTCGCGACCACGAGCCTGCTCGCCCTCGCGGCGATCGGCGTGCTCGCGGCCCTGGGCGTCGGCGGTGCCGTCGTGCACGGCGAGTGGCCGCCGACGGCCTGGTGGGCCGCGATGGTCGTACTCGTGGTGCTTCGGACTCTGCTCACCTGGCGAGAGATGGACGTCTCGCACGCCCTCGCGTACCGCGTGCTGGCCCGTTTGCGGGTCGCCCTCTTCGATGCCTATGCCCGCAGTGTCCCGGCCCGCCGCCGCGAGCACTCGGGAAGGGCGGCATCGGTGGCGATGACCGACATCGAGAAGCTCGAGTTCTTCTACGCGCACACCCTCGCTCAGCTCGGTGCCTCGCTGACGCTGTTCGTGGCGACCCTCGGGGTGGCGGCGACCCTCATGCCGGCGGCGGCGCTCGTCATGCTGCTCGGTGCGGTCTCCGTCGCCCTCACCGCGTGGGCGGGGGCGGGGGCGGCGCGACGCGTCGGCGAAGAGGAGCAGGGGGAGCGCGAGCGCCTGTCGGAGCGGTTGGTGGATGCCCTCGGGGCGTTGCGTGAGGTACTCGCCTACGGGCTGCAGGACCGTGTCGTCGCCGACGCCGTCGCGGGGACGCGGCGCTCGGTGCGTACCGCTCGTCGCCGCGAGTTGCTCGCGGGCATCATCGACGGGTCGCGCGAACTGATCCTCACCGGTGTCCTCGTCGGTGTCGTCGCCTCCGCCCTGATCGTCGGAGGCGTCGGCGACCCCCGGTCGGCGGCGCTGGCTCCGGCGGTGGTCGCGCTCGCCGTCGCCGGCGTCGCGGCGATCGCCGACGCGGCGCACACGCTCTCGGAGCTGCATCCTCTCGTCGCGAGCGCGGCCCGCGTGGACCAGGGGCTGCGTCGGCCACCCGTGGTCGCTCCCGTCGTCGGCGCCCGTCCCGTGCCCGCCGGTCCGCTCGGCATCCGTTTCCGCGATGTCGAGTTCTCATACGACGATCGCACGCGAGTGCTCCGCCGCTGGTCAGCCGAGGTGCGTCCGGGCGAGCACGTCGGGATCGCGGGGCCGTCCGGTGCGGGAAAGAGCACCGTGATCGCCCTCGCCGCACGGCTCTGGGACCCCGACGGAGGCGAGATCGCGCTCATCGATGGCGACGGGCAGGGGACGCCGCTCCGCGAGGTGTCGGAGGAGGATCTCCGCGCCGCCGTGGCGGTCGTCGAGCAGGACGCGCGCCTGTTCCACGGCACGGTGCGCGAGAACCTGCTGCGGGGCACGGTCGGCCGATCGGACGCGGAGCTCGTCGGCATTCTGGACCGCGTCGGTGCGCGCGACTGGATCCGTCTCGACGACGAGCTCGGTGAGCACGGCGTCCGTCTCTCGGGAGGCCAGCGTGCCCGGCTCGCCCTCGCCCGTGCGCTCTGCCGTGAGCCGCGGATCCTGATCGTCGACGAGATCACCGCGAGCCTGGATCCCGCGACCGAGAGGGCGATCTCGCAGGTGCTCGCCGAGGTCGATGCGACCGTCATCGTCGCTTCGCACCGCCGCGAGACGCTGGCACGGCTCGGCCGCGTGCTGCGGGTGGAGTCACCGGCCGGTGCAGCCGTGACCCCCGCGTGA
- a CDS encoding ATP-binding cassette domain-containing protein: MMIVPALWREAWHTPRLLAASVLLQLLVFATHIVQAIALAVALAALVHGDARGALVGIGTILGTGVARLLLGLAQRDAAVRLGGQVREALRARAVSAALAPERLHDVSLRDGSTRLTLGDGIDGTEAYVSKYIPAVAQLAVGGIGVIVAIATLSPALAAGIGLALVLAVLGPMAWKKMLARRGFAHWDTYEALSGDLLEALRGMSTLRALGDVPATRGRLQARSEALRQATERVMRSSLAETAITDFAIQAGAVLAAGLAIVAVLTGQAPATEVYVLLLLSSEAFRPVRELSRHWHAGFLGLTAVPGLRALSAFSDADSADPRHPASVPPPDDANDAGAAGAEIVIDDLAYRYPGAESPVLDGVFLRAGRGTVHAIIGPSGAGKSTLFDLMLGFLRADRGTVDLDGRPLRAEDVAVVSQRPVLFAATVRENIDLFGSSQGELERACADAGMLDEILALPGGFDAPVAEAGASLSGGQRQRLALARALLARRPVLLVDEPTSALDDANAELVARTLERVAADRIVLMISHRPEALRRVAHVHVLEGGVLVEAAS; the protein is encoded by the coding sequence ATGATGATCGTCCCCGCGCTCTGGCGGGAGGCGTGGCACACCCCACGACTCCTCGCCGCGAGCGTCCTTCTCCAGCTCCTCGTGTTCGCCACGCACATCGTGCAGGCCATCGCCCTCGCGGTCGCCCTCGCGGCTCTCGTGCACGGCGACGCGAGAGGAGCTCTCGTCGGGATCGGCACGATCCTCGGAACCGGTGTCGCGCGTCTGCTGCTGGGCCTCGCCCAGCGGGACGCGGCCGTGCGTCTCGGCGGGCAGGTACGGGAAGCGCTGCGGGCGCGAGCCGTCTCGGCCGCGCTCGCGCCGGAACGCCTCCACGACGTCTCCCTGCGCGACGGCTCGACCCGCCTCACGCTCGGCGATGGCATAGACGGCACCGAGGCTTACGTGTCGAAGTACATCCCGGCCGTCGCGCAGCTCGCCGTCGGCGGCATCGGCGTCATCGTCGCGATCGCGACGCTGTCTCCGGCGCTCGCCGCGGGGATCGGCCTCGCCCTCGTGCTCGCGGTCCTCGGCCCGATGGCGTGGAAGAAGATGCTCGCGCGCCGAGGATTCGCGCACTGGGACACGTACGAGGCGCTCAGCGGCGATCTGCTCGAGGCGCTCCGGGGTATGTCGACGCTGCGCGCACTGGGCGATGTTCCCGCAACGCGCGGACGCCTTCAGGCGCGCTCGGAGGCGCTGCGGCAGGCGACCGAGCGAGTGATGCGTTCGTCGCTCGCGGAGACGGCGATCACGGATTTCGCGATCCAGGCCGGTGCCGTTCTCGCCGCGGGTCTCGCGATCGTCGCCGTGCTGACAGGGCAGGCTCCGGCGACGGAGGTGTACGTGCTGTTGCTGCTGTCGTCCGAGGCGTTCCGGCCGGTGCGCGAGCTCTCGCGTCACTGGCACGCGGGCTTTCTCGGTCTCACCGCGGTGCCGGGGCTGCGCGCACTCAGCGCGTTCTCCGACGCCGACTCCGCGGACCCTCGACACCCGGCATCCGTCCCCCCTCCGGACGACGCGAACGACGCGGGCGCAGCGGGCGCGGAGATCGTGATCGACGACCTGGCGTACCGCTATCCGGGAGCCGAGTCGCCCGTGCTGGACGGCGTGTTCCTGCGCGCGGGGCGCGGCACGGTGCACGCCATCATCGGTCCGTCGGGAGCGGGCAAGTCGACGCTGTTCGATCTCATGCTCGGGTTCCTCCGCGCCGACCGGGGGACGGTCGATCTCGACGGACGGCCGCTGCGCGCCGAGGATGTCGCGGTGGTCTCTCAGCGCCCGGTCCTGTTCGCGGCGACCGTGCGCGAGAACATCGACCTGTTCGGATCGTCGCAGGGCGAGCTCGAGCGGGCGTGCGCGGATGCCGGGATGCTCGACGAGATCCTCGCCCTGCCCGGAGGTTTCGACGCGCCCGTCGCCGAGGCCGGGGCGAGCCTCTCCGGGGGTCAGCGACAGAGGCTCGCCCTCGCCCGTGCGCTCCTTGCCCGCCGCCCCGTGCTGCTGGTCGATGAGCCGACGAGCGCCCTCGACGACGCGAACGCGGAGCTCGTCGCGCGAACCCTGGAGCGGGTCGCCGCCGACCGCATCGTCCTGATGATCAGCCACCGTCCCGAGGCGCTCCGCCGCGTCGCTCACGTGCACGTTCTCGAGGGTGGCGTCCTCGTGGAGGCGGCGTCGTGA